The genomic stretch ACGACGGAAAATGGAAATCACTGGGACTAAGTTCCATTTTCTGTGCCTCAATTTTAGCTAAGTCAAGAATATCGTTGATTAGCATCAACAGGTGAGAGCCGCATTGGTGAATAATGTTGATACCTTTGCGCCCCTTATCAGTCATTGGTTCTGAGCGCAGGAGAATTTGAGCGTAACCAAGAATGCCGTTTAGGGGCGTGCGTAACTCATGGCTCATATTAGCGAGGAAGTCGCTTTTGGCTTTACTGGCATTGTCTGCCGCTTCTTTGGCGTATTTCAATTCTGCGGTGCGTTGTTCTACCCGCAGTTCAAGTTCTTGATTGGTTTTTTCCAGAGCAGTGAAAGAATCTCGTAACTGTTGTGCCATGCGGTTAAAAGATTGAGCAAGCACACCCAGTTCTTTCACGCCTGAAGTTTCAACTTCTTGATCTAACTCTCCTTGTGCGATCGCCTCCGAAGCCCGACTTAACCGTAAAATAGGTCGAGCAATCCAGCGAGAGGTATAAATGCCCAAAACAGTTGCTAGTACCAGTGCAATGATACACAACCAAATGGTGTTGAGAGTGTTTGCATTAATTTGTCCCATGAAGTCTGATTCGGGCATGGCGACAACAACTAACCAATCTAGTCCCCATTCGTCTTGCCAGGGAGAAACTTGGACAAACTGGCGCTGTCCATTCACTATAAAATCTAGCTGCTGGCTATTTTTAATAGTTTTAAGGTCACCAAATTTCTCAGTCAGATAATTCGATGTCGCTTGAATTAAAGTATCTTTAATTTGAGTGCCTTGTAATCGCTGTGGTTTTTGATCAACCACTGAAAACACTGGAGTATCGCTGGAGCTAGCCACCAAAAAGCCAGTGCGTTCTAGGATGAAAATCTTACTTGATTGGCTAACTTTAATTTGACGTAGAAAATCACTGATTTGTGAAAGGCGCTGTTCTACACCAATACTACCGATCAGATTTCCTTGCTTATCATAAATAGGTCGGCTAGTGGCAAGTGCCAAGGGATAGTTATTAGTTTCCCATTGATAAATTTCGCTCCATCCTGGTTTGCCAGTTTCAACGCTCTTGGTATACCAGCCTTCCTTCTGAAATTGGTAATTTTTGGTAATTTCAAATAATTTTACTGGCTTGCCTTGAGTATCAGTTGTGTAGTTGTACAAATCACGATTGCCATAACGATTAAGCAACACCAAACTGATATCTGGGTTGCCGTGATTTGGAATTGTAGACTCGCGGTAGTATCCAGAAGCAATAAAGTTTCCTGTTTTAGAACCGTAAAGGATATAGCCAACATTATAGGTTTTGACTTGCTTAAATAAGAACTGAGCTAAACGATCTGGATTTTCTGGATTCAGCAATCCTAAATCGATTTGCTCTCCATTAATTTGAGTTAGATAACGAGTAGCTGCTGCATAACTGTCAAGATGTTGATCGATGCGATCGCCTACTTCAGTCTGCAAGTTTACAACCATTTCGTTGACTGCTTTTTGCCCGTTTCGTAGAGAAAGGTATCCAGTCAGTCCTACTGCTGCAAAGATTTGTAGAATGAACGGAACAACTAAAACAATTCGTAGGGGAACTTTATCAGATACTTTAGAAACCGCATGAATTATAGGCTTAAATAGCATGGTAATAAGAAGCTTTCAACATAACATAAGATGTATATTTATAGTTCCCATCAAGAGTCAAAAATTTCAGGTTCTCGCGCAATTTTGTTGTTAAAAGGGACTAGGGCGCGTTTTCAAACTATTTCGTTTAGCCTCCTAATTTTTTAGATTCCCCTAAATCCCCCTTTTTAAGGGGGTTGGGGGGATCAAAGAGTTTGAAAACACTCTCTAGGGGCTAGGAAAGAAGCACCAGGTGCAGAGGGGCAACAGGGGAGAGTGAGGGAGCGAGGGAGCGAGAGAATAAGAGTAAATACCCTCGTACCTTCCCTCTTTCATACCCTCACTCCTTCTGGGTGTCCCCGTGTCCCCATGTCTTCTTCCCAATCCCCAGTCCCCTATCACTAGTACCCAATACCTCCCCTCCCCAACTGCGATGGCTGAAAATATCCTATTTAAGAAGGTAAAAAAAGCTTTAAAAGAAGCTGATACTAGGTTTGTTCGTATTCTTTGGTGTGATAACGCTAACATTATTCGTGGTAAGGCTGTGCACGTAGAAATGCTGCGCCACTACTTTGAGCATGGTGTTGGCATATCCGCAGGACAACAGGGAGTCCCGGTAATGTATGATGGTGTTGTCCTTCAGACAGGTCTAGGGCCAGTTGGTGAAGTGAGCCTGGTACCTGATTGGACTAGCCTTACAGCTTTGCCTTATTCTCCCAAAAATGCTCGTGTTATGGGGAATATGATGCTTTATGGAAAGCCGTGGGGGCTGTGTCCGCGTCATTTCTTGGTACGAATGATCGAGGCGGCAAGAAGTCAGGGCTTGGAAATTCAAGCAGCATTTGAGAATGAATTTTATCTGCTGCGACAAACTGCTGATGGTATTCTACCCGCAGACTCTACACTCTTCGCCTCTACCCAAGCGATGGATATCAATTGTGAAGTCATTAATGACATTGCTGAAGCGCTGATTACCCAAGGTATTCCTGTAGAGCAATATTATCCAGAATCAGGCCCCGGTCAGCATGAAATTTCTATGCGATATACCGACGCTTTAGGCGCTGCTGACAGACAAATTGCCTTTAGAGAAACAGTGCGGGCTGTCGCAGGACACTACAATCTCAAAGCTTCTTTCTTACCTAAAATTTTCCCGGAAGCTGCTGGTAGCGGTTGTCACATCCATATGAGTTTGTGGCGAGATGGGCAAAATCTTCTACCTGATGCGCAAGGTATCAATGGTCTATCGCAAGTGGCAAGAGCATTTATTGCTGGCATATTGCATCATCTACCAGCACTGATGGCATTGACGACTCCTAGTATTAATTCTTACCGTCGCATTCGCCCTCATTCTTGGAGTGGTGCTTTCCGTTGTTGGGGGTTAGATAACCGCGAGGCAGCAGTGAGAGTACCTAGTGCTGTTGCCTTTGATAAACCTACACACTTTGAATTGAAAACCGTAGATGCCACAGCCAATCCTTACTTAGCTTTAGGTGCGGTAATAGCAGCTGGCTTAGACGGCGTGCAACAAGGTTTAGAAATAGAACAGCCAGTAGCTGTAGATCCTGGATATTTATCAGAGGATGAGCGTACAGCCGGAAAGATTGAGCCTTTACCGAAAACTTTAGGGGAAGCGATCGCTCAACTTAAACAAGACAATATTCTTCTCAATGCTCTAAATTCGCAGTTGTCAACAGCCTTTTTAGCTGTGCGTGAAGCTGAGTGGGAAGCAATGAAAGATTGGGAATTAGAAGCAGAGGTGAAAGTTTTACTGGAGCGGTATTAGTGGTTAAAGGCAGAGGGCAGAAGGAATCCTGCAACTAAGCAGAAAGGGAAGTATTAAGTTTACCAAAGCGGCGATCGCGTTTTTGGTAGCTCAATAAAGCCTGATAAAACGCCATACGGTCAAAATCCGGCCAGAGAATATCAGTAAAGTACATCTCTGTATACGCAAGTTGCCACAAAAGAAAATTGCTCAATCGCACCTCTCCACTAGTACGAATCAGCAGATCTGGTTCAGAAGTGCCTGCTGTGTCAAGGTATTGTGCAACTAAATTTTCATTTACCTCTTGGGAATTGAGTTCTCCTCGTTCCACCAATTCCGCTATCTGAAGACAGGCTTTGGTAATTTCATTACGGCTGCCATAGTTGACTGCCACGGTAAAATGAATTGCCTGATTCTGCAACGTCTGTGTCATCGAATGCTGCATTTCCACTTGTAAAGACTTGGGTAGAATCGATAAATCCCCAATAAATGAGATCCGCACTCCTTCTCGGTGCATTTGGGCTAACTCTCGCTTCAACATTTGTTCAAACAAACGCATCAGAAAATCCACTTCTTGAATGGGACGCCGCCAATTTTCCGTAGAGAAAGCGTATACTGTCAGTGCTTTAATTCCCCAATCCTTACAGCATCGCAATAGTTCTTTGAGCGTTTTTGCTCCTTGACGATGTCCAGCAATACGCGGCAGTCCTTTACTAGTTGCCCATCGACCGTTACCATCCATGATTACAGCTACGTGCTGGGGTAAACGATGCGGATCTAAATCTGTGGGTAAGTTAGAGAAAAGTTTAGAAGTCATAAGATTTTGGATTGCTAATGGCTAATAGTTAATTCTCATATCTTGCATCTATGCTCTTGTCTGCCAAGAAATAAATTTCTTGGCTAAAAGCTAAAGTCAGTTGAAACTGACTAGGTAAGATTTTCAGTCAGTTAAAACTGACTTGAACTATAAGCCTGGAACTTTAGTTCTAGGCGTTTTAGGGGCGAGGTGTAAGATGTGAGAATTGTTAGTTGATATTGCTTCACTACTAACAACTCTCTCCAAATAACTCTTGCAAATACTCTGGTGTCAGACTACTATGCCAAATCCACAGACGATGCATTGCATAGATGAATGTGAAAATGAGGCTTGCCTGATTGCTCAAAGACCAATCATTCCATTTCAGTGTCCCCATCATACGCTTTAAGGTGCGGAATAGGTTGTTGCGCTTGTAGTTCTGATGGCGCGTTTTCATCAGTGTTCGTCCCACCCGTACAAGAGATGTATCAGGAAAAGCCCATACCCCAAAGCCCCAAAATTTGGTCATGTGGTTAATTTCGTCCTGTACTAGTTCTTCTAAAACATCCTGAAGTACTCCTGTGGAATGAGCCATCAGCCAGATATAAAGACAGGTTGCGCCGTATTCGGTAGCAACACGGTGTAAGCCGTGGCGATACAAGTCTTCATAGGTATCGTTAGTAGGAAGATAACCTCTGACAGTGCGAAGCTTAGGGGTAATTTTTTCACCTGTTAATTGGTAATAAATCTTGAGCAAAGCCGGGGTGTGCTGACGTTCTTCTTTTTCCCACAAACCAGGTTCTATTAACTCTCCATTGTCATTAACTGTTCCGCCGACAAAACGAGCCATCTGAGGATGTAACTTTTCCAAATATTGTCGGCTAGTTTGGGTATAGCCTCTGATGGGTGCTTCTGTATCCATTGCCCCCACAAGAATAGACAAAAATACTTCTGGTTTTACACCGATAATCTGCTCACGATTTATAGTTTGCCATTCAATCGATTTCCAAGGACGTGGTTGAGGATTTTGGAATTGAATTGGTAAATCGAGTAGGCGATCGCACAATTTTTCGTTAGCAAGATAACGCTCTATCAAAGAACGGATGCGGCGCTGAATCTGGAAGTAATGGGGATTGAAATCTATTTGCTCTGCTAAATCTTCTGGGGTTGGGCTAGGGGCAACAAGCATAATTTTTTACTTATATTTTTATCTCCTTGCCAAATAATTTAAGCTATCCCAGAATAGTTTGTCAGTAGGGCGAAGTAGGAAATTTTACTGCAATACTCAGTAGGGTAGTCGGGAAAAATGTCGGATGGGTGCTAGATTCTATTGGATGCCTTCAAGCTCAATGCTGCCAACTATATTCTAAGTGGACAGAAGACATTAGACCCAACATCCCGATTCATGTTGGGTTTCGCGTTGATCAACCCAACTTATACCTCATGCAACTTGTGAGCAGCGTCAGATGAGAGTAAAAACACTGAAAGCTTTAAGGAATTAATTTACTTTTTTAAGTCAATTTTCTCCTGTTTTTTAAGACTTCTTTGCCAATTTCTTTTTTGAAAAGAAGATATTTGGACAAAGAACATTTGAGACACAGTTATGAAAGGTGATCACATTTACGTTGACTGCGGTACTTATTCCCATCATGGTATCGATTGTGGTGATGGTACAGTCATACATTACACAAAGAGAGAGGAGCATAAAGGCATTATTGCTAGCACTTCATGGACTTCTTTTACATCAGGAAGAAGCTTAAAGGTGATAGATTACGGCAGGTGTGATGCACCAGATATTGTAATTCAACGCGCTAAAAGTCGCTTAGGGGAAAATGCTTACAACTTATTTAGTAACAACTGTGAACACTTTGCTAGGTGGTGCAAGACTGGCATTCACATGAGTGAGCAAGTGGAGCGTGCAGGAGCCTACGCTGGAGGTGCAGCAGGAAGTACGGGTACAGCAACAGCTATTGCCGCCGCTGGTGCAGCCGCTGTACCAGCAGGAGTTGCAATTACCAGTGGTGCTGGAATTATGTCAGGTTTGGCTACAGTAGGTGCAGCTGTTGGTGGTGGTGCTTTAGCAGGTATTGGTGTAATCGGTGCAGCACCAGCCGTTGCTGCCAAAATGGCTATGGATCAAGTATTAAAAGATGACGAATATTTGACTGACGAGGAACGTCAGGCTCGTGAAATCGGTAGGAATGCAACAACAGTGGGTGCTATTGCTGGCACGGCAGGAGTTGTTGGAACAGTTGCCGCTGCTGGAAGTGTTGCAGGTGTAAGCGCTGCTGGAATAACTTCTGGATTAGCTGCAATTGGTGGTGTAGTTGGAGGTGGTATGGCAGCAGGTGTGGTTATTGCTGCCGCTGCTCCAGTGGCTGCTGCTGCTGGGTTGGGACTCGGTGTTTACCATTTATGTAAATGGCTATCGGAAGAATAAGTTCTTGTTTACGAAGAAAATATTTGTAATGTAAGTTCTTTCCTGTTTTAAGAGTGTAGGTTGGGTCGAATTAATTTGATCCAACCTACAAAATTTATTACTGCGTGTCTACGTACTTGTCCACTATATTAAATTTAGTCTATGGAGACTTCGCTTGATTGAATTGTTTAGCTTTTAAGCTCTTTGTAGGAAAAGTCGGCAAAAAAGTCGGATTTACAGAAACTTATCCGAAAAGACAGCATGGGAACTGTAAACTATCAATAACTGGCCCTCAAGCTTGCAATTAAATATTCTCGTCGTTATACAATGGACGCTGAAGCAGTATTGGCATGGTTAGACACCGTAATTCCTACTCATACCGGAGAACGGTTGAGCGATCTGCAAAAAGTTATTCT from Chlorogloeopsis sp. ULAP01 encodes the following:
- a CDS encoding hybrid sensor histidine kinase/response regulator, whose amino-acid sequence is MLFKPIIHAVSKVSDKVPLRIVLVVPFILQIFAAVGLTGYLSLRNGQKAVNEMVVNLQTEVGDRIDQHLDSYAAATRYLTQINGEQIDLGLLNPENPDRLAQFLFKQVKTYNVGYILYGSKTGNFIASGYYRESTIPNHGNPDISLVLLNRYGNRDLYNYTTDTQGKPVKLFEITKNYQFQKEGWYTKSVETGKPGWSEIYQWETNNYPLALATSRPIYDKQGNLIGSIGVEQRLSQISDFLRQIKVSQSSKIFILERTGFLVASSSDTPVFSVVDQKPQRLQGTQIKDTLIQATSNYLTEKFGDLKTIKNSQQLDFIVNGQRQFVQVSPWQDEWGLDWLVVVAMPESDFMGQINANTLNTIWLCIIALVLATVLGIYTSRWIARPILRLSRASEAIAQGELDQEVETSGVKELGVLAQSFNRMAQQLRDSFTALEKTNQELELRVEQRTAELKYAKEAADNASKAKSDFLANMSHELRTPLNGILGYAQILLRSEPMTDKGRKGINIIHQCGSHLLMLINDILDLAKIEAQKMELSPSDFHFPSFIQGIAEICRIRAEQKGIAFVYQPDADLPTGVRGDEKRLRQVIINLLGNAIKFTEQGSVTFKVGTIEKSPQNSYKIRFQIQDTGVGMKPEELEKIFMPFEQVGNTKTQAEGTGLGLAISQKIALLMGSMLEVQSELGQGSTFWFDVELPEAQNWAHSSRSVRQGMIVGYQGVIRKVLVVDDRWENRSVLNSLLEPIGFEVVEAINGQEGLDKAVTENPDLIVTDLVMPSMDGFEMLRHLRQLSQFKDTPVIASSASVFEADQFKSVDAGANEFLPKPIEAESLLQLIQRYLKLEWVYDTKTEPVATAANIADDMTSETIKAPSIEDLQHLNQLIEMGDLDELVEAVEKLKAADPQLAAFAQKISNLAEDCELNTLTTFLQSLVNNF
- a CDS encoding glutamine synthetase family protein; this translates as MAENILFKKVKKALKEADTRFVRILWCDNANIIRGKAVHVEMLRHYFEHGVGISAGQQGVPVMYDGVVLQTGLGPVGEVSLVPDWTSLTALPYSPKNARVMGNMMLYGKPWGLCPRHFLVRMIEAARSQGLEIQAAFENEFYLLRQTADGILPADSTLFASTQAMDINCEVINDIAEALITQGIPVEQYYPESGPGQHEISMRYTDALGAADRQIAFRETVRAVAGHYNLKASFLPKIFPEAAGSGCHIHMSLWRDGQNLLPDAQGINGLSQVARAFIAGILHHLPALMALTTPSINSYRRIRPHSWSGAFRCWGLDNREAAVRVPSAVAFDKPTHFELKTVDATANPYLALGAVIAAGLDGVQQGLEIEQPVAVDPGYLSEDERTAGKIEPLPKTLGEAIAQLKQDNILLNALNSQLSTAFLAVREAEWEAMKDWELEAEVKVLLERY
- a CDS encoding isoprenyl transferase; translated protein: MTSKLFSNLPTDLDPHRLPQHVAVIMDGNGRWATSKGLPRIAGHRQGAKTLKELLRCCKDWGIKALTVYAFSTENWRRPIQEVDFLMRLFEQMLKRELAQMHREGVRISFIGDLSILPKSLQVEMQHSMTQTLQNQAIHFTVAVNYGSRNEITKACLQIAELVERGELNSQEVNENLVAQYLDTAGTSEPDLLIRTSGEVRLSNFLLWQLAYTEMYFTDILWPDFDRMAFYQALLSYQKRDRRFGKLNTSLSA
- a CDS encoding ferritin-like domain-containing protein; translation: MLVAPSPTPEDLAEQIDFNPHYFQIQRRIRSLIERYLANEKLCDRLLDLPIQFQNPQPRPWKSIEWQTINREQIIGVKPEVFLSILVGAMDTEAPIRGYTQTSRQYLEKLHPQMARFVGGTVNDNGELIEPGLWEKEERQHTPALLKIYYQLTGEKITPKLRTVRGYLPTNDTYEDLYRHGLHRVATEYGATCLYIWLMAHSTGVLQDVLEELVQDEINHMTKFWGFGVWAFPDTSLVRVGRTLMKTRHQNYKRNNLFRTLKRMMGTLKWNDWSLSNQASLIFTFIYAMHRLWIWHSSLTPEYLQELFGESC
- a CDS encoding lecithin retinol acyltransferase family protein; this translates as MKGDHIYVDCGTYSHHGIDCGDGTVIHYTKREEHKGIIASTSWTSFTSGRSLKVIDYGRCDAPDIVIQRAKSRLGENAYNLFSNNCEHFARWCKTGIHMSEQVERAGAYAGGAAGSTGTATAIAAAGAAAVPAGVAITSGAGIMSGLATVGAAVGGGALAGIGVIGAAPAVAAKMAMDQVLKDDEYLTDEERQAREIGRNATTVGAIAGTAGVVGTVAAAGSVAGVSAAGITSGLAAIGGVVGGGMAAGVVIAAAAPVAAAAGLGLGVYHLCKWLSEE